In Fragaria vesca subsp. vesca linkage group LG5, FraVesHawaii_1.0, whole genome shotgun sequence, the genomic stretch GATGTTGGATGGTTGTGCTTGTTGATTTTTTGAAAGTGTAAACCAAATAGCCTATGTTAAAGAAAACAGCCTTTGGAGTTTCTTTTAAAAATCAATGGGCATGGTGTTCTTCTTTCTCTGATACTATTCTTCCAAGTGAATAATTATTCTCTCTGTTCTAGTCTTTAGTCCTATGAATCACCAAACATGGGTCATGTGCTAATATAAGACAAGCCGAGTTAAAGGAGTGCATGACTATTTTAGAAATTAAGGTGAGCATAGAGAGTCCTATGTACCAAAGGTGCAGGCTAAGTGTTAAGTAAGCCTGCTCAAGTGAGAGTAGGCTAAATATTAATATTAGAGTGACTCAAAACAGTCCTGGGTACCAAACGTGCACCTAAAGTATTAATTTTTGGTGGTCCCAACTTTATTCATTTATAGAGAAGGGGAAGAGAGAACTATTGGATGATGTGGCAGAGGAGATGATGGGATCTGCTGCCAAGGCGAAAAACTAGAGGGGACGCTCCTAGTGGTCAGAACAAGGCCAAGGTTCTTGTTGACCTAGCACTACGCCATTTACTTCATCAGACGACAGTCCAAGTCTGTCGTCTGATTTTTTTTTTTTATGTTGTCTGAGGAGCTGTCGAGTGATGGACTATCAGACGACGGAGAATAGCCCTCGTCTGATACGACATCACACGACATATCTTATGTCGTCTGAGAAGAGAGAAGATTGAAAAATTTTAGTAAACTTACCACAGTTAAGTGTGGACTGAATCATCATAAAAAAATTGTAATATCATATCACAAGGCACATCAAATGTCGTCTGTTTTGTATACCTACCACATATAAGTGTGGACTGATTGGAGAATAATTTGATTTATTGGATTTTTCTATCTAATCACACTTTAATAAAGTGTTGAGTGCGTGAGCTTACAACGTCAAAAATTTGTAATATATGTGGTTATATAGAAGATCTAATGTCACTTATCTGTTGTCTAACTTTGTAAACTATTATACATTTTGCTAGTTGTTCTGTCAGACAACATTTAATTGTACTTTCAATTCTATTCCTACCACAAACTTTTAACTTTTCCGCTTAGACTCTACAATGTAACCACATTTAAATGTTGTCTGAAAGAAGCATTATCGTAGTTTATCATGATTTTTGTCGTGCCGAGGTGCTTCACTCAACATTTAAGTGTCGTGTGATTGAAAAATAAAAACGTTCAATCAACATTTTGTCTTGTGACTCCAGCTCACACTGCATATTTGTGTTGAGGTTATGTTGCTTGTTATAAACACATATATGTTGTCGCTATAAATTGAACTTCATATATAAAGAAAAACCAAGAATAAAAGAACAAAAGAAACACTTCATTGAACTTTGATAATCCACTTCAATTACAAAATCATTTGAAGTGTAGGAATCCATGAAAATAGCTACAATACCAACTTGTCCTAATCTATATACAACTGCATTTTCATTGCTCCTCCGGCAACTTTAAATCACATTCCTTTCTCCTATGTCCTGTCAAAAATCTGCCAAAGTTCCACTCTCATTGCAAGAACTGATCTGCCAAATAGATGATAAAAAGAAAAGGGAAAACCAAATTTATGTTCACATGAGTCACTAGTACATGCAATATGTAAGAATTAGTACATGCAATATGTAAGAATTTCTTTAAAATAGGCAGTATCAATAACGTTAAGAAGGAAAGGAATAGTTTAATGGAGAAAGACCATCATACCGATTCATGTTGGCTGAAAATGCGTTTCTTGAATTCCTTGACAACCTTGGTTAGACAGACTCTACCAACTGATGCAGCCAAAAGAATAAAATGATCCAAGTTACATTAGAAGTTAAAATATTTGTAGATAACATTACTACATATAAATCAAGCACATTCTTTGGATGACTTTGTAAAGTAAAGTTTCCAACTACGACATATAAGTAGTACCAGATTAGACAATGCTTCCCCATATAAACTAGAAAGTATAATATCAACCCTTACCATTGGAACATCTGGGATGTCTATGTGGCCCTTGACCATCTTTTTCTCCTCTCCGGTGATCCATTCCCTTGATAATGTAAATTTCAGATAAACCATAGAGAAAGAAGAAAAGAAACATTTATACAATGCAACCAATTACCTTTGAATTTCAGGGTTAGTTCATATGTGCAGCTGACGCTTTTCTTGTTTCACACAGTCACCAAGAATGCCTGATCACTCAGTAAAGATCAACTCATGAGGGATGATGAGTCATTAGGCTAGTACTGTATCATCAGACTCAACAGGATAATAACCTCTAGTCTCAACTGAAATAACATAATTAAGGAATGAAACATGACAAAGATTAGGGAAAACAAGAAAAACAAAATGGAACGGTGAATTTAGTGAGCATGACAATTGAATACGATAAATCCAAAGCTCTGGAACAATAAATATGCTTTAGGAATGAAAAGAAATTCCTAGAATCAGCTTTCTCATAAATGGAATTTGGCATACAATAACAATGACAAAATTAATTAAGACCCACATCCCCTACGCATTTTGAGACATCTGATATTTCTGCACTGCCCCCTTGGAACTCCACGGAACCCACTGATGCAAGCAACTCCTGCAAAAGAGCTAATCATTTAATTTCAAAGCTAAAGCAATGATAATGAAGGAGGTAGCAGCTCAACAAAGGGGTATCTTTATTGTATCCGTCGCCCATTTATTGACATTCTTCTCCTCCCAAGTTCCAGCCTAAATAGGAACATACATGTTGTTAGATTAATAAGTGCGAATCTAAGATTTAGAGACTGATCGAAAAAAGAGAAAACGAAGAATACGTGATTCCAGAGAGATCCGAGGGTGACGGGTTGAGATTGAGAGGAGACAATATCCTAGGACGAGAGCTTTCTGGGAACCGGGGGAGGCACAAGAGAACGACTCGAAAGCAAGAGAAGAAGACACAAACTCAGCAGTAGAAGAGTCGAAGCGAGGACCAAGGAGTCTAGGACCGCCACGACCACCACCAGGTCTCAAGCTCAACACCGATTGATCAGCCTGCTGCATACCTCGAATTGAATAGACTTGAACAGAGAATCCGATACGATTGAAATAACAAACGAAAGATTAGACTCAGGGAAAGTAGACGCTGCATCTGATAGGATTGGATTTATATATAAAAGAATAAGATTAATGATTGGGTTTAACTTCTCCCTTCGAGTTCGAAAGAGAAGAGAGAAAGGGGGAGGGAGGCGTTCAACATAATGAAAGAAGAGTTAGGGTTTTTAGGTTTTGAAGCTTGAGTAAATGGTTCAGATTAGAAGAGATGGAATAGAAGACTGAGATTTGATGACGGGTTTCTAGATTAGAAATTATAATTTTAAATAGGCTATAAGTTAAAAATATGTACAAAATTATCCGGGTGTCCGAAAAATAAACCGAGAGTAATTCTGACCGTTTGATATAATTGCAGTAGTTAAATATATATGTGGTAGAAAACTTACCTATTTTCGATAACTTATGGGTCTCGATCATTAGAGTCAACTTCATTTATACATAAACTTTCCTATTTTTCCTTGTGGGGAGCAATATGATCGGTCGATAAACGTGTTAGAATGTTCACATTGGATAGTTTTGTTGACACTAAATGAAGATATAAGAATTGACGAATCCCATCTTTAAGTATTGGCCGGTCTAGATAAGAGCATTTTCGTTTAGATAAAAGTGTTGACTTTTAAAAGTATTGCTCAAACGACATATATATGCCGTCTGAAGTTACTAAGCAAGATTCGATTAACGTTGACTGCATCAACCGAGACGCGAACTTTATCGAAAATGCATGAATTTTGTTCTATATCCATAATTCACTATCATGATGACATCTGACGCTCAAACTTGAAAAAAATCTATTTCCGTTATTTGAATCACAATATGCGTACTAATGTGCAATAACATGTTTATTAAGTTATTTATAAACATACATCTTTATAAGGCAACTATATGCACGAAACAAAATTTACCTAATCAGACCGTTGAATATGATCGTAGTACTTAAATAAGTATGTGGTAGAAAACTTACCCATTTTCGATAACTTATAGGTCTCGATCATTAGAGTCAACTTCATATATACATAAATGTTTCTATTCTTCCTCATGGGGAGCTATATGATTGGTCGATAAACGGGTCTGAATGTTCGCATAAAATAGTTTCGTTGACACTAAATGATGGTATAAGAATTGATGAATCCCATCTTTAAGTATTGTTTGGTCTAGATAAGAGCGTTTTCGTTTAGATAAAAGTGTTGACTTTTAAAAGTATTGCTCAGACAACATATATATGTCGTCTGAAGTTACTAAGGAAGATTCGATTAAACGTTGACCACATCGACCGAGACGCGAACTTTATCGAAAATGCATGAATTTTGTTCTACATCCATAATTCACTATCATGATGACATCTGACACTCAAACTTGAAAAAAATCTATTTCCGTCATTTGAATCACAACATGCGTACTAATATGCTATAACATGTTTACTAAGTTCTTTGTAAACATACATCTTTATAAGGCAACTATATACAAGAGACAAAATTTACATAATCTGACTGTTGGATATGATCGCAGTACTTAAATATGTATGTAGATGAAAATTTCCTCATTTTCAATAACTTATAGGTCTCGATCATTAGAGTCAACTTCATATATAGATAAACTTTCTTATAGCTTCCACAAGGAGAAGTACATCATCGTTTCATCAAAAGTGTCCAAACTATTACATAGATCTGTTTTCCTACTCTTAACGGGAGTTTGAAAACCGGTTAATCAAAAATATAAGTTTTGTCGGAGGAGATAAGGGCGTTTCCATTTGGAAAATATGCACATTTTATGTTGACCACTTATTTACAATCTCAGACGACATATAATCGCCGTCTCACATTGAAGAAAAGTGAGGGAAAACTCTGGCGCCCAAATTCAAATATTTCAGGTCCAGACGACATTTTTATGTTGTGCGATGAATACATTAAGGTTGGCGCCTTCTCCCAAACTCAAATGAATTGACTATTTCAAGTTCATACAGACGACATATTAACCTCGTCTGATGAATAGATTAAAAGGTTGAGCCATTTTTCAAACTTATATTTCAGGTTGCCACAGACGACATTTATCTGCCGTATTATTGAATACATTAAAAGGTAACCAAACCCAATATTTAATTAATTAAATTGAGTATTTCAGGGTCAGAGAGACCACTTTCATATGTCGTCTGAAGTTATACATTACAAGGTTCGTGCATCTTTCCAGACTCAATTTTATGAGTTTGTTAGACGTCATTTGTTTGTCGTCTGAATAAGTGAATTTAAGGATTCAAAATGGAGGTATAAATCAAAGATTTATGGTTCTTTCAGACGACATTAATATGTTGTTGGATGAAGTACATAAAAAGGGAATTAAAAGTTGATTTCGCATTCTTTCACAGACAACTTTTATATGTTGTCTAACGTATTAGTATAAAGTTGTTAAATGTTGCTTTTTTACACTACATATATATGCCCTCTGAAATTTTGCATATCACAGACAAATTGAGCAACATCCAGAAGTATGAAGGGAGCATGGCACTCAGACGACTTATACTTCATAAATGTCGTCTGAATGGTCGAAAAATTAATCAGACGACAAAAACTTAAAATCGTCCAAAATATGTCGTCTGAAAAGTGTCGTCTGATGATGTATATGGCCTAGTGTAGCGTTGAGATTAAAGATTATGTCTTTCCTACCATCTGAGGTACAAATTAGCAACAATCTAAGGGGTGCATCTGAGTAGAGGTACTGCAGATTGTTTGAATAATCTTGGAAAGTAGACTTGGTTTCGTTCAGGTTTCTTTTTTAGCATATAATTTTAATGTCTGATATAAAGTTCACTTTATTTAGAGAAAATTAAGTGTTACGAGTATAAGTCTCATGACAACAATGAAAGTCGCTTCTTTATAAAGTTAATATCTTTATCATTTCCCACATTTCATTGGCAATGCTAGTAAGATTTGAACTTGAAAAAATCTATAAATAGCCAACGTTTCTTCCAAAAATAAACATCTGATCAGACATCTTCAATATGTATGTATACATACATATGTGAATAGTTAAGATAAGAGAACATATTATAGAAACATAGTGGTCAAACATATAAATTATTATAAATGGCTAAGATTGCACCGTATATTTACATGTCGTACATACAAGAATTTATTGATCATCGATCACATAATCACATATCACACAAAAAAGGAATAGACCAATCGTTAACCGACGTGTGTCGGCCTCTCTTAGAACGACACCTTCTTTTTCCGGACCCCTAGATAAAACCCGATATCTCTCTGGCTAGACGGGTGGAATAAAAGAAGAGGAAATTGACCGATTGATGCTCTCTCAGCCTTTCTGAGAGAGAAAGAGAGAGAGATGACTCGGGGAAAGCAGAAGATCGAAGCGCAGAGGAAAAATGCGGAGAGGAATCAGAAGCCCAAAGGCTCTCAGTTTGAGGCCAGAGCCGTTGCTCTCAAAATCAGCTGTCCCATCTGCAAGGTGCTTCCCTCTTCCATTCTCTGCTTTCATTCTTTATATCGTTTTGATCTCAGCTTTCGTTTTCATTTTTCTATTGCTCAATCGCTCATGACTATTATTATTATCCAAAGTTTAGAATGTATTGATTAGTACAATCTAACTTTGGACAAGTAGGTGAGTTTATTATTGTTGATGAAATTGTAGAGTAAAAGCCGAACGGCGTTCAGGCATTGTATATTTTGTTTGGGAGTAGCTCCCAAGATCAGCATGTAAGACACTGGTGGTGTTATCGATAGGGTTTATGATCTAGAATATATTAGTTGGTCATTGTTTGTGCCATTATGCACTCGTAGAACAATGATGTGGGCAGATGATGTGTCTGTATTCCTCCGGTTCATAGTGCTCGATGTAGAAATGATGTTACTATGGTGGCTAGTGTGGGTTTTAAGAAGGCGAGGAAAGGAAAAGAGTGGGTTATACATGTTTGGGATATTATTGTTCATTGGTGTGATTGGGTCTGATGGTGATATTCGGTAGAGGTGTTGAGATTGTCTTGCAGTGATTGCTATGAGGCTGGCGGAAATTTTAATGGTGGTGGTTAAGGGTAATTGGCGGTGGTTTGTGGTTTAGGTGACCAAATATTTTCAGATTCCTTGTTTTACTTTCATTTGATTATGTAGTGAGCATCTGTATTTCAGGTGTTAATGTGTCTTCTCGTATGTCTCTGTAGATGAAAATCGTTTAGTCTGTGGAATATAGAGTGGAAATGATTTAGAGGTAAAGGTACAAAAGGAGAGTTCAGTCTTTAAACATTTTTTTTTTTTCTTTAAACATTAATGATGGAATATTTTGTGCGAGTCCTGATTTCCTTCTGATGTGGAATAGGAACTGGGAATATGATGAAATTTCAGAGAGTTATGGTTGATTTAGGCCAAGACATTGACTAGACATAGGACTGCAAGAAACATAGAGGGCATCCGATAGATTAGTTAAGCTGCAGTAAAACGTTCTCCCAGTCTTTTTAGAAGTCTATAATTAACCAAGGAGATCTGGTTTTAATCCCTAAATTACAACCCCCATTTTATCCAGGGTCTGAACGGACGGTATGAGGAAATAAAATTAGGGATGGAATTAGTGCAAGTCCTAATTCCCTTGTAGTTAATAGGAACTGGAGGAATATGACTAAATAGCAGAGGTTGGGACGATGCTGAGACATTTACTAGACATATGAATCGATTCAATCAAAGAATCACATAGCACCCTATCAATTATTTATGTTGTAGTGAATACAACATCCCCCACGCTTCCCAGTCTTCTGGAAGGTTTGCAGTAAAACAAGAGTTCTTGTTTATTCCCTAAAAGATGGAAATTCCTCCTCTCAACTGACCCCATTTTTTTTCAAAAGATGGAAATTCCTCCTCTCAACTGACACCATTTTTTTTTTCAGGAGTATTGGATACCTTCATAAATAATGCCACAGGTCTGAAGATTCAGACTAAGATCGTGCTTCATCTGTTTGTGATTGTTACTGGAATATAGAATTTAACTGGGTGATGACCATGTTATTTCTTTTCCAGTTGAAAGAAAAATCAAACTTTGGATAATATAAGTTTAACAGAAATTCAAGATAGCCAAAGTTAGTAGAGAACGACTAGCTGGCAGCTGCACTCCAATTCTACAAGCTGGAGAGCAGACTCACACCCTTCAAAGCTTCTGATACAGAATCCCTGAAAGAGGATAGATGGAAAACCTTTTTACCATGATCCACCATATGATCAAATGTCAGTTTATGCCCTTTCCACCCAGATAACATACATGATTGCCAAGACTAGAATTCACAAAGCTTTTGCCTTTCTCCTTCCACCACATCCTAATCTAAGCTAAAGGAATAGCACACCATGTGGGGGATCCCAGACCATTTGAGCTTTGCTCTGTATAGGGCATATTTTGAAAACCGAATAATACCTGACTTCTATCATAAAACATAGATCCAAGTTATTTGAGAATACCCATCAATACATTTAACATGACCATTTGTATTCATTATATTATTAACCTGAAAAGGACCTTGCACAGTATAATGATTAGTGAATAGTAAAAAACTAGCTAAATATGTACACTTGAGGATAATAACATGTTGCTTTTCCTGTGTCTATACACGCTGAAGGATTGAATGGGTAGCAGAAAACGTGACTTAATGGTTCAAGGTTTTGGCTTGTCATAATGCTGCTAATGCTAAAAGCTTAAAACTGGGAACATTTAACAACACTAGAAAGGGATTAAACTTTGAAAAAAGTTTCTTATTAGCAGCTTATTTGTTTTGGTTTACGATTAATTTTTATAATTTACTTATATATAATATATAATCTGCACACACATGTACCAACACATACTAGTGGAACTGATCAGTTTCTTTCACACACACCTAGATGAGCAAAAAGTATTTGGGTGAAATTGGCGGTGTTTGAAGATTAAATATTAATTCTATCATCTCATGTGAGAGTGTCCTGTGATTTTGAAACCTAGATGAATCACATGTTTAAGAGGATCTATTTCTGTTGGGACTAGTTTATGTGCCCACCATATTCTGACAAAATGTGGTGTTTCCAGGCGCAACTTGCAAATGCAAAGCAACTTGCTGATCACTATGCTTCTAAACATCCCAGAGAACAGCCACCAGCCGAACCAGAATGATCCCTTTCCCATCTGAAGAATGCTAAGAAAGAAGTAAAATATCCTTGGTTATGCTGTTATAGAACGATGTATTTCAATAAATTTGTTATACATTGACTTTTATGAAATCACTCAAGCTTCCTTCCCCTATTTCTGAACCGTTGTATGACTATGAAGGATGATTAAGACCATTCAATGGGCTGTGTGAAATGATAGCTCACCTCTTTGTGATCTATTTGTTTTTAGATGAGCCATTACTTGAGTGCCTTCATTCCAAGCCCCTCAACGAAAAGAAAAAAAGAGCTGAATAATGTCTTCTAGTTTCTGGGAATCTGTTGTCAAAGAGATGAAATGAGCTTCTGCTTAGGATGATGAACAAATCCCATGGTAGGGAGGAGTCTGGGGTTGAGATTGCTAGCTAGGAATTAATGAATCATATTATTAGGAATGGAAGGAATGGTTTTATTTTTTATTTTATTTTATTGGTCACATAATTCTACAAATGGTATACCCAGTTAGTTTCATTCTTCACCTGAACACAGTTGGTCCTTTACTCCTGAGTTCTGGCACTAAATAGGATAAAGCGCAAGTTTAATTATTATTTTTTTGTTGTTATTTTTGTTTTGTTTTTGAGACAGCATCTGAGATTGAAGTTAACCTGAAGGCCAAATCATAGGGGCTATTGTTAAGTATTATGTGAGGTGAACCACTGAAATTGGTGTGGAGTAGAAAACTAGATTACATTATCTTTGTGTGAAGCTCTAAACCCAGTTATAGACTTATAGGCTCCCAGAGAAGAAAAACAAGAGCGATACTGAAAAAATAAACACAAAGAAAAAGAAGGGAAGGTGACAGATTGGAGAAGTGAGACATGGCGGGATATCCTTGGTTATTGCTGTTAGAACAATGTATTTCGAATATTTTGTTCTGCATGGACTAATTGGTTGAAATTTGAGAAGTACGAGGAGTGATTGGTTGAAATTGAAAACATGAGAACTAAACTATTGAAACCTTGAAAATATAAGGAGTGACCAGTAATTTGTCCTTAAAACAATACAACATTGATGAGAATGTTAAAAGAACACGAACATTTGGAAATATAAAAGTAAACTGTCAAAAGAACTTGTCTATCTTAATGTGAACAATATTTGACAGAAATTGGCGGTGCGGATACTAAAAGAATTTTATTACCTCTTAATGTCCTGTGATTTTTTTTCAGAGCAATGCATTTTCAGAAATTTTATATACACACCCGTTCTCAATACACTATCTATTTAATTTCTTATTCAGATATTTTACTAAATACACAACCCAAAGTACCTAAAATACCCGTAATCTAAAAATCTATGAAATATCATATTATGTGACTATATTAACACTATTATTATTGTATAATTAGTATATATTTATATAAATTAACATTTTATAAATGTTTATAGCTATTATTTGTGTTAGTTCTTGAGAAATCCTTACAAATTTATTGTTCATTTCAAATTCTTAAACATGAAAATGATAAACAAGATGAAAAATACATATCTGAATAGTGTGTTTGGGTGAAAAGGAAAATATGTGAAATATAACGAAATAAGTGTTCATATGCATAACAATTACATCGTTTGACACTTTGACACTTTAAACTTGGAAATTATGAATCTTTAAGAACAAAAAAGAAATTAATTGATTATCCAAATTTTCTTGCAAATTTTTTGTTTACTTTAATAGTTTCCCTAAATAAGTTCTCGATCTTAAAAATTTAATTTGTTCTAATTCACTTTATTAGTTTCCAAAAATAAGTTTTCGTTTTTAATATTTTAATTTGGTTTATATTTCACATTATTAATTTCCAAATATAAGTTTGTTTTTAATATTTAAATTGTATTACAAATGCCTCTTTTGGTCATTTAACATACCAATCAAATCTGATTTGAAATATTAAATAATAGGGATGTGTATTAAGTTATTTGGGATGTGTATTTAAAACCACTCAATTCTTTCAGTTTATGTGCACACCATATTCTAACAAAATGTGGTGCTTTCAGGCGCAACTTGCAAACGAAAGCAACTTGATGATCACTATGCTTCCAAACATCCCAGAGAACAGCTACCAGTTGGACCATAATGATTTCTTTCTCATGTGAAGAATGATGGAAAAAGAAGAGGTAAAATATCCACAGAGCATAAGATTAACCACAGAGCAAAGCTAAGCTTGTTGAGTCGGATCAGGGCCGGACTAATTTTCAATGAGTCTCCAGAGTTAAATGTGAAAGAGGATATGGTAA encodes the following:
- the LOC101308182 gene encoding zinc finger protein 706-like — its product is MTRGKQKIEAQRKNAERNQKPKGSQFEARAVALKISCPICKAQLANAKQLADHYASKHPREQPPAEPE